In one window of Arachis ipaensis cultivar K30076 chromosome B06, Araip1.1, whole genome shotgun sequence DNA:
- the LOC107645401 gene encoding activator of 90 kDa heat shock protein ATPase homolog, which produces MARYGEGDKRWIVEERPDGTNVHNWHWSETNCLDWSRNFFNNLLNDLPILTGESNLFIATTKVSSVDGEAYVNIRKGKIIPGYEISLTLAWQGEAKDSDGKSLLKVDGTVEIPYISDENAGEDPELRVTVKDEGPIGRTLKDAMLSKGKPLILDKIRVWVQSMAKGGPVKDELETKKPTPPQQQNHAAAAASAAVAPSLASAATKKEGSAEKEAKKKKKEGFKSISMTERFNCRARDLYEILLDENRWKGFTQSNAKISKEVGGEFSIFDGSVTGTNVELQEAKLIVQKWRFGSWPDGVHSLVKLVLEEPEPGVTVVKLTHNDVPEEDRYGNATVVENTERGWRDLIFQRIRAVFGFGI; this is translated from the exons ATGGCTCGTTACGGCGAAGGAGACAAGCGCTGGATCGTCGAAGAAAGACCCGACGGCACCAACGTCCACAACTGGCACTGGTCCGAGACCAACTGCCTCGATTGGTCCAGAAACTTCTTCAACAACCTCCTCAACGACCTCCCTATTCTCACCGGCGAATCTAATCTTTTCATCGCCACCACTAAGGTCTCCTCCGTCGACGGCGAGGCCTACGTCAACATCCGCAAAGGCAAGATCATTCCTGGATACGAGATCTCACTCACCCTCGCCTGGCAGGGCGAAGCCAAGGACTCCGACGGTAAGTCTCTCTTGAAAGTTGATGGCACCGTCGAGATCCCTTACATCTCCGACGAGAACGCCGGCGAGGATCCCGAGCTCAGGGTTACTGTTAAGGACGAGGGACCGATTGGAAGGACGCTCAAGGATGCCATGCTCTCCAAGGGGAAGCCCTTGATTTTGGACAAGATTAGGGTTTGGGTGCAGAGCATGGCCAAGGGTGGACCTGTTAAGGACGAGCTCGAGACCAAGAAGCCAACGCCGCCGCAGCAGCAGAATCATGCTGCCGCAGCTGCGTCGGCGGCTGTGGCGCCTTCTTTGGCTTCAGCTGCGACCAAGAAGGAGGGTTCGGCGGAGAAggaggcgaagaagaagaagaaagagggatTCAAGAGTATTAGCATGACGGAGAGGTTCAATTGCAGGGCGAGAGATTTGTATGAGATATTGTTGGATGAGAACAGGTGGAAGGGTTTCACGCAGAGCAATGCGAAGATCAGCAAGGAGGTTGGTGGAGAGTTCAGCATCTTCGATGGTTCTGTTACCGGAACCAACGTGGAGTTGCAGGAAGCTAAGTTGATCGTTCAGAAATGGAGGTTCGGAAGCTGGCCTGATGGTGTTCATTCTTTG GTGAAGCTTGTGTTGGAGGAGCCTGAACCTGGGGTTACTGTTGTCAAGCTCACACATAATGATGTTCCTGAAGAAGATAG GTATGGAAATGCCACTGTGGTGGAGAACACGGAGAGAGGGTGGAGGGATCTCATCTTCCAAAGGATACGTGCAGTTTTTGGGTTTGGAATTTGA